A section of the Triticum dicoccoides isolate Atlit2015 ecotype Zavitan chromosome 7A, WEW_v2.0, whole genome shotgun sequence genome encodes:
- the LOC119334586 gene encoding acyl-acyl carrier protein thioesterase ATL4, chloroplastic-like, protein MQQPAATNIAPHTQQHPPASLSHAAWARSKATCSLPGHLVLLSHCSSRPRRHVEALAVPATCSQGISNGNIGQDVQLRTDKFFELEMTVHDSELDQYGVVHNAMYVVYIHKAREEMAASIGFSMTSIARTGNAMAVLELNLKYFKPLLRGAKFVVKVRLVQIKGTRILVDHIIETLPNRELVLEATATVVCLNKDYRPTRVFPEMSFKLQRFFSSQDDEGGDQLTSYKVLS, encoded by the exons ATGCAGCAGCCTGCTGCTACCAACATCGCTCCCCACACCCAACAACACCCACCAGCTTCCTTATCCCATGCTGCATGGGCTAGATCTAAAGCTACATGTTCTCTCCCCGGACACCTCGTGTTGCTCTCTCACTGTTCGTCTCGGCCCCGCCGCCATGTGGAGGCTCTCGCCGTTCCTGCCACTTGCTCCCAAGGAATCTCCAACGGCAACATCGGCCAAGATGTACAACTAAG GACAGACAAGTTCTTCGAACTGGAGATGACCGTCCATGACAGCGAGCTTGACCAGTATGGAGTCGTTCACAATGCCATGTATGTCGTTTACATCCACAAAG CTCGAGAGGAGATGGCTGCGAGCATTGGCTTCAGCATGACCTCCATAGCACGCACCGGCAACGCGATGGCGGTCTTGGAATTGAACCTCAAGTACTTCAAGCCTCTACTA CGAGGTGCCAAGTTCGTTGTCAAGGTGAGGCTCGTCCAGATAAAGGGCACACGGATACTCGTCGATCACATCATCGAGACGCTGCCAAACCGTGAG ctTGTTTTGGAAGCGACGGCGACCGTCGTCTGCCTCAACAAGGACTACCGTCCCACCCGCGTCTTCCCGGAGATGTCGTTCAAGCTGCAGCGCTTCTTCTCGTCCCAGGACGACGAGGGTGGAGACCAGCTTACAAGTTATAAAGTGTTGTCGTAA
- the LOC119330889 gene encoding histone H3.2, whose product MARTKQTARKSTGGKAPRKQLATKAARKSAPATGGVKKPHRFRPGTVALREIRKYQKSTELLIRKLPFQRLVREIAQDFKTDLRFQSSAVSALQEAAEAYLVGLFEDTNLCAIHAKRVTIMPKDIQLARRIRGERA is encoded by the coding sequence ATGGCCCGCACCAAGCAGACTGCCCGCAAGTCCACCGGCGGCAAGGCGCCCAGGAAGCAGCTCGCCACCAAGGCGGCGCGCAAGTCGGCGCCGGCCACCGGCGGCGTCAAGAAGCCCCACCGCTTCCGCCCGGGAACCGTCGCGCTCCGTGAGATCCGCAAGTACCAGAAGAGCACGGAGCTGCTCATCCGCAAGCTCCCCTTCCAGCGCCTCGTCCGGGAGATCGCCCAGGACTTCAAGACCGACCTCCGCTTCCAGTCCTCCGCCGTCTCCGCGCTCCAGGAGGCCGCCGAGGCGTACCTGGTGGGGCTGTTCGAGGACACCAACCTGTGCGCCATCCACGCCAAGCGCGTCACcatcatgcccaaggacatccagCTCGCCCGCCGCATCCGCGGGGAGCGCGCCTAG